The Archocentrus centrarchus isolate MPI-CPG fArcCen1 chromosome 24, fArcCen1, whole genome shotgun sequence DNA segment CTCCCTGTGGAGCCACTGATCTACTGTATATTTGTTGCCTAAGAGGTTGCCTTCTTCTAGGAAGATAACAATATTTCAAGGCTTATTGGAGCTATCTTACTACAAAATTAAATGGCTAAAATGAGAAGCGATAACACTTGTTTGTGCAAAGTTATTTTCATAATTTCACCATCTGAAGATGCAGCTCTACCGAACAGTCTATGAAGTTTCTTTAcctgaatacattttaaaagctgtcttgtgacaaaacatgtttttcctcaCACAGCATTCACTTAATCTTTTGGTTTTCAGTAGAATAATTACACCCAAGGGACTGTGCACAAGTCTGTAAAAAGGTTTTCATAAAAGGCTTCTTTTGAGAACTCACGAGGAGAAATGGAGGAAGGGTCTGTGCACTGCAGAAGAGGTGAGCTGACTCTTTGGGGATGCAGCAGGCTGGACTTCATAAATGGAAGCAGAGCCGTCCTCATTGTCATCGTCGCTGTACAGGTCCTCTTCAAGCAGATGATTGTCACCGCCTAGCACTGAGAGGAACATtgcttatacacacacacacgcgcacatatGTGGCAACTCACTTTTCTGGGCAAATGAGTATAAAAGCTTGTTACTAAAAAGTTTAATCCTCAAAGTAGCACTGCTGCTGATATTAATGAGGCAAACACAACAAGAAAGTGAAaatctttttcctttcttttttttaaagcgagAAAGAGTCTGTTAATGTTATACACCACCACAGGATTTTCATGCCATTAATGGCTTTTAGAAGTACGATTCCTACAAGCAGTCTCCTACTGGTCGAGTGCTGCATTGAGCCTAATCTGCTGTAAACACTCTTCAGTTGACTGGAGGGGGAGTTGAGTTATTGAAGTGCTCACAGGATGACTAGTTATCCAATCTCTGTGCCATCACTTCTGCATACACAGGAGAGATGTTTCACTACAGATTCTATGTTTACTGTTTGAGGGCGATACAAAGCACTTTGGTAATAAGGCTGGGGAATGAGATAGAGATAATGAAATACTACAAAGCcccaacaggaaaaacaaactaacaagAGAGACAGGTGGCAAAAGAGATAAGAGCAAGAGTCACAGTGGAAGAAACtaaaaaccagcagcaacaaaaggaAAGCACATGACAGAACTGAAACCATAGGTGCCTGGGCTCCAGATGCCTACCATGTGTGTTGTCCCTGTCAGTACACTGAGCATGGGGGAAGACTCGGAGCAGAGCTTTCAGCACCAAGGAGAAAGAAGTGGCCAGCAGGGGCCTGAGGGTTGGGGACAGGGCTCGGCCTGGGGGAGCCAAAGCCCTCTGGGAGGCTGGGACAATTGTCCTCATTGCTTTGCTGAAGTCGCCAGGCCCCAGGACGATGGAGGCAACATCCAGCTTCAGTTTGACGCTGCTGCCATAGATCTGAGGGTAGCGGCGGCGCAACGCCATCAAGGCTGCCTCTGTGCAAAGTGCTTTGATGTCAGCACCACAGTAgcctgggagaaagagagaaaagcaaagctTAGTcaataatttgttttgttaattaGGTTTTATGATGGCTTTTTGGCACAAGCACCGCAAGCTGCTCTCCCACTGCCTGGTGAAAAGCTTTGTGTCTTTTATAACTCTACCTGAACTCCTGGTGGTTTAAAATAAAGCTAGAAACTTTATACTTACCGACACATTTTTCTGCAAGTTCATCTACAAATGGCTCAGACAATTTGGGATTCCAGTCCCGTGTGTGGATCTCCAAAATGTGCTTTCTGgcctgaagaaagaaaaaaaacaaaacaaatgaacaaataaataaaacacaaagaataaaaacatgaggTAAGAAAAACACACCATGAATACACCAATTAAATGTAAGCATCCTTCACTTTATCTAGAACTGACAACACAATGAGAAAGATCAAAACAGAACCAAGTGCATGAATGAGTTCAGCTGAAAGGTTTGCCAGCGCTACGCCCCACAATTCACTGCAACGTCTCCACAGGACTACGCTTTGATGATCGGGCAATAAGAACAAAGTGGTTTTTGTCGTGAATAAAGTGCAAGAGTTTTCATCATCTTTCATCATATCTACCTTCCTACGCCACTGAGATGGATTTCATGAAGCTGTCTAGCTTGGGCAATACTGGAACATAGCAGCactaaaacatgtaaaaagacTCATCTCTTTGCACAAgggagaggtttttttttttttttttttcttccttccctAATCAGTCAGAGCTTACTACTGGTGAGAAGCCACCACTGGCCTGCAGATTAGGCTTTGATTACCAGCAATCCTACTGTGTGAACAAGCGATGCAAGTCGACCCGTTAGACAGACTCGATGGGGAGGAGTCACCTGCGCTGATCTGGTCATCTGATTCACTGTCACATTTACTCACACACAACACTGTTTTATGCATCCCACCCCCTAAGAGCTAGCTAAAGCAATTacatgtggggaaaaaaatgaatcttCTGAGACTGAATTTTAATTTTCTAGAAAGCTAATGAGCATCTGCTTTGCCACATGCTTAACTTAAAACATCAAACACTGATTTTTAATAGCCAGAGGGCTGCGTGTACTAATTTTGTCGCAGGGACTTATGAGTAAAAGACAAATTATGTGCGTACTATTTTGGATCTCCAGCTGGGTGTCACTGAAACAACTGTACATGCATTTCCACTGTACACGGTATTGATGTTTCTCTGCGTCTCACCTTCTTATCGGGCAGGCTGAACAGAAACTCCCGGTCAAAGCGTCCAGGCCTCCTGAGTGCCGGGTCGATAGAGTCAAGTCTGTTTGTAGCACCAATGACCACTATCTCCCCTCGACTGTCCAAGCCGTCCATCAAGGCCAGCAAAGTTGACACAATAGAACtgtgcagagaaaaagagacaatTACAAAAAATACTGTCGGCCGCCAGTGCTGCCCCTGCAGCCCCTGGCTGCAGAATCTTTGGGTGGCACAAATCATCTGGAAGCACAAGTTCTAGCACACACAATTATCAGGGCTCAGTGaggtgcatatgagccttagtgactttattcaccgtATCACCGTATCAAAAATGTCCTTCCAACCGCATAAGGAAGTGGCTACCATTATTTTGCTAGACCTAAATCTATACACCATTTGATTCAGTCCTTTGAACCTCATCATCATTTTGACTACAACCTGCAGCAATACTGACAAAACATACCAGGCCAGGTTtgcataaaagacaaaaaaaaaagaataaatcaatcaaaaatgaaacaattagTGTGGAACATATTTTAACACTTCTGCTATCAAATTGTCCCCTGGCCTGAAAGTCCATATAGTTACAGGTATCTGACAGCAGAGGGGTGATTATCATTATGAAAATTCACTGAATGCAAACTGGGAAAAGCTTTGAAAGtcattttgtcaaaagactgaaACAGTGACGCTGGTATAGCTACATATTATTCTGAGCCACTGAGAatcctgtaaaataaaaaaaaaaagcataagtTGTATCAAGGTTTCCAAATTCCGAAGTATCAGCGATTGTCAGTAGATGCAGCTCAGCTATCAGCATGAGAAGCCTATGATAGCCTTCCTGAGGAAATACACCTCTGGcatggatgaaaaaaataatcttacGTGGCCTCTTTCTCAAGCTATTGCGTTCACAAAATTTTTAGTAAACTTGACCTTTCACTgtgaggtcaaggtcaccaaaattCAAACTCGTTTAAGATTTTTAGCAGATACAGCTATGGtatcaatttgaaaaaaatcatagatgacttctttctttcttgagtTACCACACTTggaagattttcagaaaaacttgacctctgaccttgaagTCAAAGTTGCTGATATTCAAACTCATGCGAGATTTTTAGTTGCTGCATCTGTggcatcaatttgaaaatcctacgTTGCCTCGTTCGAGTTATTGTGCTCACAATGTTGAAAGATGGCCACCCACCCACCTACCCACCCGCGGGGTAACAACAATACCCGATCAGCCTTTATAGGCtgagatggggaaaaaaaaaaaaaaacaccacttaTACAACAACAATATGTCTTTTGGACATGgagtgctgtaaaaaaaaaatattaagcaaacacacaccttcACACAAGACCAAATACTGTTTCAATCAATATTGACAAGGGTTATGAGTTGCTACAGACTAAATTAACAAGGCCTTACTTTTGCAAATGGTACAAAGATTTGGTCCATTAAACAggcatactgaataaaacagtGTGGGGCAAAGAACAACTGTTCTTGCTGTCTCCAGCTTGGCAGCATGGCTGAAAGAAGAGAGCTTCTCTAACGCATGCACACTTTTCACATTTTGGAATAAACTGTGGTTTAAATGGCACTCTTCACAGttacaaatgtttaattttctgGAGGGCAACTGTTTAAGCAAGGATCAACTTCAAGCTGTGTTTATATAAAAGGCTTCTTGCCCACCCACAATTCAAATTCAGTGGTTTAAATCAGAAGTGAAAGCCTTCTAAGTTCCCCTACTACTGTGACCAAGTCTCAAATGAAGAGTTAAAACAAACAAGGGTCAAATGTTGCAGACAAGAAGCAACCAAATACATATCTAGCCAATTTCATGTTACAACTGGAGCTACAGTGCCAGCAGTTCTGAGCCTGTAGTTTCAGCAAACCTGCGCCACCTAttggcaaacaaaaaaaacagcagcagcagtttaaaaCTGCACATGCAGACATGCCAGATAAAAATGTACAGCAGTGTAGTACAGGTGAGGTGTGTTTCAGTGCTGTTCTTACAGATGCCAAAAATACTGGCTGATTATGCGCGGAATATGACAATGgaaagaggtggaggtatgttTAGAAAACAAACTTCACAGCTGCGCCTCATTAGCCTTACCTGTGTATCTGGTCTTGCTTGCTGGAGCGAACAGGAGCCAAACCATCAATCTcatcaaaaaaaataatggatggCCTCATCAGGTAAGCCTGGTCGAAAGCAGACACAAGACCATAGTCAAACTCACTTAACTCCACCCACCAAAAAATGTACTGCGCTCACATCTTAGCTTTACCTGTATTAAAGTAGTAAGAACTACAAGAGCTGAAAACACACCGTCAGAAACAAATTTCACTGACAATTCAGGTAAACTGACTGAAGCTATGTTCACATGGatactgtcaaaaaaaaaactgtctttgaCCTCATCAGGGTGCTGCTGAGGTGGCTCACCTGGTCAAAGAGCAGGCGTAGCTGCCGTTCTGATTCACCGACCCACTTGCTGAGGCAGTCGGCTCCTTTCCTCATGAAGAAGGAAACTTTCCTGTCACCCTGACTGCACTCATTGGCAAGAGCCCGCGCAACCAGGGTCTTTCCCGTGCCTGGTGGGCCGTAGAACAAACACCCTCTAAAAAGGGGAATGGGGCCTTAGGTTATGTGATAATTACACAGTACAGCACTTTTCAGATTCATCTCTAAAATGACTACATAAAGGAAATGTTCCCTCCGTGGTTGATCAATATTTGATGTTAAGAGAACTTCAAGCTGTAAATTGTTGGGATAACTCATTTTATGCTCTTTTTTTCAGCCTTTACCAACTTCAAATAGTAAATGAACTTTTATAACACGCACAATAAACATaatgtcatcatttttttttttcttagaaaatACAGCAAAATTACAACTAAAAAAATCTGACATTCCTGCAGTAAGTTCTCACCTGGGAGGCTGAATCTTGAACTTCTCAAAGATCTCAGGATAAAGCAGAGGGAATACCACCATTTCCTTTAGTGACTGAATGTGATTACTGAGACCACCCACACTGTCAAATCTTACCTAGGGagaacacacacaaccacacacatttTAAGTCAGTTCACCCACTGTCAGAAATAAGCCCTGTACTTCTCGTCCTCCTTTTAAGCCACCCATCTTCTAGTTGGCTGCTCGTCGCAAACAAAAGATTTGAACCACATGGGGCGGTTCAAATcccagagtagaaaaaaactgtataGGAGCATTAAGCGCACTCTCAAGTCTGAGCTTTTGGGTAACAGGAATTACCTGTACACTAAGCTCTTTCATGGGAGTTTTGTCCACGATTAGAAAATAGGCAAAAATATAAGGAAACACATAATAGGAACAAATACTGAAAAGCATAAATAGGTCCAATTTAAGTCAGGAAGTTTCTGTTTATGCCTTAAAAATTCACTGCCATGTCATTTAAGCTCCAAATTTTAATGAACCCACGTATTCAGGCTGAGCTGCATTGCTTTAGCGTTTTGGTATTGCTCATTACTCATCACTCACTGAGGTGTCAAGGTTCATCGGGTCCACATCGGCCAAGCTTGCACCCACTTTCACCCGATCGCGCAGCACCCCACTAGCCAGGTCTTCAGCGGTTAAGTTCATGGGCAAACACCTGTTGcagcaaaatgcaaatgaaataaGTGAGGACATCTGAGAAGTCAAAAAACACTTGGGGAAGgagaaagaaagcagcagccACAGCACCTGTTCCTGGCCCGAGTCATGCTCTTGCTTTTCCTGCGCTCAAAGCGTTCTTCATCAGAAGATGAGGTGGTGTCACTGCTGTGAATGGCATGTTTCTTAACTCTGGGGAAACGTGACAAATCCAAAATTCAGAACTGTggaactttttttgttttgcttttataacCACCACTCTGAGCTCATTACTCATACTAGTGAAAAGCTACTTAGGAAAGAGACAGTAACATGTTCAGCATCAGATTTGGGCTTTTCACAATTTTTCTGCCCACCTTATATGGCTTCTCCTTGCTGGGGATCTGTGGGTGTCAAAAAGTGAGGGGttgctctgttttctgttcacaggctctgaaaacaaaaaagcaaacacaaagtgaTTAGTGGTTACACTCCGAGCTTCTAAAATCTTTCAAATGtaattaaactgagaaaatcatTCAGTAAGTGGAAATTATAcctaacaaaaaagaaacaaacatatttACCAATAGGCGGTGCTTCATATCGCTGCACTGTCTTACGCTGCCTCAGATTGTATGGTCTGTCATTTTCCTCCCCCGCctcttctgcttcatctccttcatcatcttcatcatcgtcctctgcatcctcctcctcctcaccatgAGACTCTGAAAGCCAAAAGTACCATCCTTAACTTTCAGAATACTGCCATAAGAGTTTTTAAAATATTCCAAAGTACACTAAgcaatcatcttttttttttttaatttcaattaattcaGTTTAAGACGAGGTACTTCATAAAGTTTTCATGATCTCTCCCTTGCTTCACTGATTCATAAGCAGAACATTAACAGGAAACAGACCTTCCgttccttcctcctcttcctcctcctgctccgtTTTGCTCATGACTTTGTGATGTGCAGGCATGTTGAAAGTGCTCCTGCGCATGGATTTCCTGCGTTTCACCCGAGAATACATGTCCATGTTTTCCTGAAAGAGGAGAGAGCCTTAATGCCAACACTTGCATTCACCTTACACGGCCAGCCAGTGGTACTTTTCAGATTTTGAGCCGCAGCGTTGCTTTGCTCACCTCCTCAGTTTCTCCGGTCCACATGCGAAGCCGCTCCACCTCACGGTTCTGCCTGATGCTGCTGATGTTGTCCATCTCCTGGAGAACAGCCTCAGCGGTGCTGCACGCGCATAAAACAACACAGAATGAGAAACAATGGAACAGCTTTGTCTAAAGTGTTGTCTTTTTCCGAGTTCAGAatctcaaaaatgtttttcctctctactCATACTTCATCTCAAACCCTGAACCAATTAACActggcaaactttaaaaactCAGCACACAAATACTATTtaataagaattttttttttttgggggatctgcaaaatgaataaagtgtgtTTCAGATTAACTGTTTATCCACATTtccagcttttcaaagcactatTGCAAAGAATCACGTCAATAGTATGACTGCCTGTAGCTACCTGTTGACCAGCTGGTCAAACAGCAGGCTCTGATTGAGATGTTCAAATTGGCTCTTCTTCACCCGACAGCTCCTCTTCAGCTCCACATGGCCATTCATATGAGAGTGATCTCCCCCTCCACTCTCCTCATTCCGATGACTCATATGAGCTGCAGCATAGAAGGAAAATACAGTGGAAattggtaattttttttaaatcatatgcTTCCCAGATGATTATTCATTAAATAGGGAtaaactggggggaaaaaaatgatttaccGTGCCCATTTTGCATGATGCGAGACGACAGCCtgtacaacacaacaacaaagagaaaaatatgtttGATGGCTGCACACAAGATGGCAAATAATCCCACATAATACTGTTTAGGAGCTTAAGTTAAAGTTTGCTGGTGTTGCTGATCACTATGCACCATAAGGCTGCTGGATTACAGCAAAAATcattatcaattattttaaCTGGTAACCCTGacctggattttatttttttttaaagggatttCCATgaacttttaatatttaaagaagaaaaaaaaaaagagaggtagAGGTGGTGGGTGACACAGGTCCAGACTAATCCTTGTTTTTGAATGTAAAGACCATGTCATGAGGGCAGCTACTAGTCTGCCTCCTGTGGAGAGTCCCAAGTGGCAGCGGACTTGTGTGCCTTGGGACACCTGCAAGAGATGCCACAGGGCGAGACAGCGGACTGCTGCGCACTGATAACAGTGGGCTGAGGAGATACCCTCAAAGACAAGGACAACTGCTAGTAATCCATCCTCAAGTTCACCTATGGAAACCTCATaggtttttcttcctctaaatATACCTAAATAAGCACTCTTTTAATCGTCTTTTCTAGAGCTGAACTAAACAGCAAGTGAATTTGAGCCCTTAGAAAGGGGTGAAAGTACACCACTGTAAAATTAAAGGGTCCCTGTGATAgtagaggggggaaaaaaaaaattaaaaaaatgtataaagaaagaaattgGGGAAAAAATtcaagttaaattaaaataaagaaaaaaattataaaatagtgaaaataaatgcaaaagtaGGAACTGATTTATCCAGATTATTTTGTCTTCAGAATTGTTGGAATCCAAACTCATCACTAATCATAACTTCAAATCTGGTTACACACCGAGCACTGAAACGTGACATGTAACCATGGAGCTCTGAGTTGACAGCCAGTGCCACAAACTATCCAACTTGACCAGCTCTGACTTAAATTTATTTGTGTAGACAAACTAGGCCAAGAGCTGACCTTGTGCGGTAGGTGGGAATACCCCAGCTGACCCTCTGGCCCTTAGTCTGAGGAGATGGGGAGGTATCGCTGGAGCTTGGCTCAGAGGCAGTCTGCCGCCTTGTCCGCTTGGAAGGCGGTGCAAACCGTGGACTGCTGGGACTGCTCGCATCACTGCTGGGTTCCTTCTGCTGGACAAACACATGCGACACCAGAACTTAGGGAGGGAAGGCAAAACTGTGACACAAGAGGATACCAAGTACAGTGAGAACGTTTCACAAATATCTGTATAAAAGTTGCATTGAATATTAagtaaaaatctattttatgcaaaaaaaaatagatacataaataaagaaataaaaatcaaggACAGAAGAAAGCAAGCTCTCCAAGCGTCAAATCCAGAATAGAGTATTCCGTTGAGACAAGACACCCTGAAACCACTTCCTCAATGTATTCTGTGAATCTCAGCACAACACCAACCAGACATATGCCCTTGATGCTCATGCCCTTCACAGCTTAACTTCCCCGCTGATATGTGAGCATATCTCACTGTTGTCATAGGCAACTGTCTGCAATGCTGACAGAGGGGTTTGTCTGACTGGGTGGATAGATAGATGCAGACAGACTGTAAAATGCAGGATGTACCAGGAGTGAAGAAATGCACAGAGGCAGCCCAAGAGGTGCACCATGAAATCATTTCCACATGTGAATCGCTTTCCAAACActgtcacagcacagcaggCAGTTCTGAGAAGCTCTGACATGGTCAACATGGAGCTAACAGAGCAAAATGGCTGGCTGTATGGAGTCCAACATTAAATTGACTTCTTGTAATATAGATATTTGAAAATTGTAAAAGTGTAAACTCAGTTTCACACAGTGCTGCCTTCCGTTCACACCATGTATTATCAGGTCTCATCAGTAAGTCTGGACTTGACCCAAGGATTACACAAATTTCTTGAGCCACAATTTCACGAAGTTCCCCCAAGTCGTCAAACAAACCACTAAAACCCAGAAAAGGCTAACAGCGATCAACAGATTTCTGATCGGTGAAATGTCTTCTTTGTCTGTGTTAAGTGTCGAAATCATCGTAAATACTACGGAAACACAGACCCTCCTGTCTTGCATAATctcagtgtttacatttttaaacaaagccTGTCAGGCAAGCTTGTAGGTCGGACGATCGGGACTAAAAACTAAAGCTGCTTTATCAAATCATTCTTTCGAAGAATATATGGGAAGGTTTAACTCCACGAGTGTGTTTAAAACACTTAATGTAAAAAACCAACCTCCCCATGACTCTTTGGGTCATTTATAACAGAAAGTTCACCAAGTTCAGACTTGCTAAATACGGACCCGAGCCAGCCAACTGTTGTGAACCTGGGACTCCCTTCCCCCCACTGTAAGCTAGCTGCTGGGCTAGCTACAGCCTACAAACGCTAGCTTAACTAACGCTTTATCCCTTTATATTTGAGAAAATAAGTAGGCTGACACTTGGAGGATAGCGACACATGACAGTGCTAATAGCCTTGAGTCAAAATCTTAACTGTCTTTATTGGGAGAGCTAATTTATGGTGACAATGGTGAAACAAGTCAGCCGGTTAAAATTGCCAAACACAAAGGGAACTCAACTTGGGGCTAGCCAGGAGTTCATGTCGCTAGCTCGTAATCTGACAGCTGTGCAATCCGTCCAGTGCGAAGGACACGCGTGTGAACAGCCGCATTCATGTCTTGCACTGTGTATCTGCGTGACTGTGCGGGTGTCAGTGTCGATACTGCGCGTATTTTGCTGTGAATAA contains these protein-coding regions:
- the atad2b gene encoding ATPase family AAA domain-containing protein 2B isoform X3, with protein sequence MSIKGICLKEPSSDASSPSSPRFAPPSKRTRRQTASEPSSSDTSPSPQTKGQRVSWGIPTYRTRLSSRIMQNGHAHMSHRNEESGGGDHSHMNGHVELKRSCRVKKSQFEHLNQSLLFDQLVNSTAEAVLQEMDNISSIRQNREVERLRMWTGETEEENMDMYSRVKRRKSMRRSTFNMPAHHKVMSKTEQEEEEEEGTEESHGEEEEDAEDDDEDDEGDEAEEAGEENDRPYNLRQRKTVQRYEAPPIEPVNRKQSNPSLFDTHRSPARRSHIRVKKHAIHSSDTTSSSDEERFERRKSKSMTRARNRCLPMNLTAEDLASGVLRDRVKVGASLADVDPMNLDTSVRFDSVGGLSNHIQSLKEMVVFPLLYPEIFEKFKIQPPRGCLFYGPPGTGKTLVARALANECSQGDRKVSFFMRKGADCLSKWVGESERQLRLLFDQAYLMRPSIIFFDEIDGLAPVRSSKQDQIHSSIVSTLLALMDGLDSRGEIVVIGATNRLDSIDPALRRPGRFDREFLFSLPDKKARKHILEIHTRDWNPKLSEPFVDELAEKCVGYCGADIKALCTEAALMALRRRYPQIYGSSVKLKLDVASIVLGPGDFSKAMRTIVPASQRALAPPGRALSPTLRPLLATSFSLVLKALLRVFPHAQCTDRDNTHVLGGDNHLLEEDLYSDDDNEDGSASIYEVQPAASPKSQLTSSAVHRPFLHFSSSALQQPTAYRPRLLLAGALGSGQSSHLAPALLHHLDKLPVHRLDLPTLYSISAKTPEESCAQVFREARRSVPSVVYMPHISEWWDTVSDTVKSTFLTLLQDVPSFSPVLVLATAETHYSKLSDEVRSMFQRTYGEVVTLSPPGEEEIRNFFSDLLLVQATRSPPRLRNADRCEEVLPVAEAPGPRVLSAEEQRRLAEQEDNTLRELRLFLRDVTKRLATDKRFNIFSKPVDIEEVSDYLEVIRQPMDLSTVMTKIDTHQYLTAKDFLVDIDLICSNALEYNPDKDPGDKVIRHRACSLKDTAHAIFAAELDPEFDRMCEEIKEARRKRDLQTPAQLTAVPGAGATRKHHSAGEEQARSSTQGDAAEKQCTTNHIKRKIRRRPSWGRGIIRKKKSYKKGTEEEEEEPEAEAAGPSDSCLTQDEESSCDITGPQPNGHHPNAPSTEEESSNEPPVAAPIKPPDASEVREAPTPKVEEPAAKEAESEITGKHTEPDCLGDSSLPNADGDSEASQADSEPLIELSASSDPEVQPKHTEVLLVSQVECVNGNESMDSLDLQSLKRSSEAETRTPQSMAEGCNRAEQDEHKDKNESKPTQEQHPQDGMAVMETAEEDPNREVRTFNSSSSEQLKESAERTEEEPQPVPPHPPVVVDHQRLLALLDMAVKKSEGYRVEQLERLYSVLSQCIYKHRREYDKTQLLEEMEERIQHFDTFL